A genomic region of Chlamydomonas reinhardtii strain CC-503 cw92 mt+ chromosome 2, whole genome shotgun sequence contains the following coding sequences:
- a CDS encoding ribosomal protein S27 isoform B has protein sequence MPLQQDIDLLNPPRELEKRMHKRKRLVQCPNSFFMDVKCQGCFTIQTVFSHSQSVIACGSCGAVLAQPSGGKCRLVPGTSFRRKGE, from the exons ATGCCTCTGCAGCAAGACATCGACCTGCTCAACCCTCCCCGAGAGCTGGAGAAGCGCATGCACAAAAGGAAGCGGCTTGTCCAGTGCCCAAACTCATTCTTCATGGACGTCAAGTGCCAGGGCTGCTTTACCATCCAG ACTGTGTTTTCTCATTCGCAAAGTGTAATTGCATGCGGGTCATGCGGGGCCGTGCTGGCACAGCCGTCAGGCGGCAAGTGCAG GCTGGTACCAGGTACGTCCTTCCGGCGCAAGGGCGAGTAA